The following DNA comes from Chitinophaga nivalis.
ATGAATAGGTACCGGATAAAAAATCACTTCTATGGCGAGGGCAGCATGTATGATTACGGTACCGATCCATTGCCAGCGAATAAATTTGTCGCGCAGCCAGCTACTCACCCAGATGATACCGGTAATATAAGCTGGCATCATCCAGTTTATCTTCACCCAATACACAGGAGACAACACAAAAAATCCTGTAAATATGGGTACAAAGAAAACCAGCAGAAACAACTGCGGTTCCGGAATACCCGCAATACGCCGGCGGTACCGGCGGATACACTTATATAGATAATACAACAACGCACCTAACAACACCGGTATCAATGCTGCTGCCTGATGTCCGATCACACCGAAAAAATCCAGCGGCCGGAATTCAGCGCCATCCACTCTTCCGGAAGATTGAAAACGAAAAGAGGCGAACTGGTTATCTACATTCCAGTAGACCACAGGCAAAATAGTGATGCCGAAAAACAGGATGCTGGCAGCAAACCACGGCGACCACAAATACCTGCGATACCTGGCAGACAACAATAAAAACAATACCGTTCCTGCCGGCAAAAACACGGCGGTATACTTACTGTCGAATGCAAGTCCCATCGCAATGCCCGTCCATATCCAATACCATTTCCTTCCTTCAAAGATGGCCCGGTATAATGCAATCAGGGATAGGCTCCAGCATAACAACAACGGTACATCAGGGGTAGATATCAGCGACACCATGGTAATCATCAATGTGGCAT
Coding sequences within:
- a CDS encoding glycosyltransferase family 39 protein produces the protein MPQDAYYYFYGQHLAWSYFDHPPAIAWILRAFTDLFGRHVFVIKLADSLITAGTLLAFYRLAGCFLSVHRARNAMLLLYATLMITMVSLISTPDVPLLLCWSLSLIALYRAIFEGRKWYWIWTGIAMGLAFDSKYTAVFLPAGTVLFLLLSARYRRYLWSPWFAASILFFGITILPVVYWNVDNQFASFRFQSSGRVDGAEFRPLDFFGVIGHQAAALIPVLLGALLYYLYKCIRRYRRRIAGIPEPQLFLLVFFVPIFTGFFVLSPVYWVKINWMMPAYITGIIWVSSWLRDKFIRWQWIGTVIIHAALAIEVIFYPVPIHSDDTMIGWDGLGRQAKVLRTQYPDDFIFSADDYKTSAMLHLYLGEMVYSRNIIGQRALQFDFIGTNLQTLKGSNAIFINSLTDVTDDTDEQADITALQPYFSSIQPLPPIIVTMQGRVVRKFLVFRCMNYHPGIQP